The Deltaproteobacteria bacterium nucleotide sequence TTACTGCGGGGATGGCGTTTGGGACCGGACAACACGCCACGACGCAGCTGATGGCGCGTGCGATTGCGGCCGATGCCCCGCAACGCCGCTGGCAGCGCATGCTGGATGTCGGCACCGGCACCGGGATCTTGGCCTTTGTCGCGGCCGTCTGCGGCGTGCCGTGTGTCAATGCCGTCGATACCGATCCGGAGGCCGTGCGGGTGGCACGCGGCGGAGCGGCAGCGAACGGTCTCGCGGAACGCGTTGCGTTTTATGACACCATCGAGGCGACGCCCGGCCCCTACGATGCAATTGTTGCGAATATCTTGCTCGAACCCCTCTGCGAATTGGCGCCTGCGTTCCGCGACCGTCTCGTGCCCGGCGGCGATTGCTATTTGAGCGGCGTGTTGGCGGAACAGCTCCCGATCTTGCAGCGACGTTTCGAAACCGTTGGTTTCCGTACGGTGAAAACAACGGCGCAAGAAGAGTGGGCGGCGTTACAAGTCCGGAGATAGTCTAGAGCGCCCGTTCGATCACAACACATCCATAAATGCGGAGACGGAGAAGACGGCGTGCCCGGGGCCGGGAGCGCCGTAGCCGGGGGGCAGTGGGAGGCCGTATTGTCGGAACGTGTCGCGGTACAGTTGTAACAATTTTACATAATATTCGAGCGGCGGCGGTTCGGGATTGGCGGCGTACAGCGCCGTGTTCGGCTCTACACACCAGACCGTGAAGCGGGGGCAAATGCCGCGCGACATGAACCACTGCAAGCCCTCGCCGGTGGAGCGGAGCGCTTCCTCGATGGTCGCAAAACCGTGCGGGCGGGCGAGCTCCACGCCGGCCACGAAGTTCGGGATCACGTGTGCCGGACCGAACACGTCGGCGGCGTCGACGATGCGGCGGTGCCACAGATCGCGACCGATATACTGCGCTTTACCTGGGCAAAGTAGATTGAAGAGTCGGTCGTCCCACACTTCGTAATTCGGATGATAGATTTGATAGCCTGCCGCTTTGAGCCGCCGCACGTCCGCGAGTGGCAAGGCTTGGGTGACGACCTTGCCAATCCAACGGCCGGGAAATTGGGCTTCAATCGCTTCCGCGTAGCGGGCGTAGAATGCGGCTTCATCGAGGTCGTGGAGTCGATCCGTGATGCTCCCGCCGGTGACCGTATAGGCGTGCGTCTCGCGCGCGGTGTCGAGCGTATCGATGCGCGCCAGCGCTTCGCAGACGGCGGTGGGATCTTTGACGCCGGTGTACGCGCGGCCGGTCGCGCGCTGTTGTCGGTAATTTTCGTTGATGTCGCAAAATTGGCACTCGCTTTCCGTGCCCCAATATTGGCAGAGTCGGAACGCAGTAATGTAAATGAGATACCCCCATTCAAGCGTCGGCGCGAGATCGGTGATGGGTTTCCCGCTACTGAGCGTTTGGCCATAATACGGCGGCGCGGCGGGCAACGCGACGTTGCACAAGGCGGTGCCGTCGCATTGCAGTACGAGCCGATCATCGACCACGGTCACACGATACGGCGAGTCAGGATGAAGGCGCACGGAGACGATAGTGCGGCGCAATCCCCACGGCCCATCGCACAGCGCAATCTCTTCCGGCGCCTGCGTTCGCTCGGCAAGCGTCAACTCCTCCTGTTTGCGGCGATCGAACGAAAAAATGAAATACGATTTCGGTTTGGCCGCCGCACCACGCGCCAATGCCTCCGGTGTGAAGGCCAGCCCAAGCCGTAGCAAGTCGGTCTTCAGGATCGCTTCGCGCGGCAAGTCAGCATATTGCGTACAGAGGGTCTCGAGGATCGCTAACGTACTCATGTCCGCTGCTTAGCCTGCTGCGGGAAGATCCGTCAAACATTCATCGGCGAGCCAAACAGCTGACGCATCGCCATATTCGCCTCCGAAACATCCGAATGGGGACAGGTACCTTCAAACCAGCGCCAACACTGCATTTGAAGGTACCTGTCCCCACTCAAATGAAGTTAGCGGGTGGGGCGGCGTTGGCGGAGGGTGGCATGGAGCATCGTGCCGAGGAGGGCGAGGGCGCTTGCGGTGCGCAGCCCTAGGGCGACCGGATGTTCGTGGGGGGACAGTCCCACGCGCAGCGGCACGCCGCCTATTCCATAAAGGAGGTCGGTGAGTAAGCCGAAGCCGACGGCGGCGACGGCGATGGTGAGCAGATAGACGCCGACGCTGCGCCAGCCGAGCATCTTGGCCACGACCGGGAGCGCTGTGATGTTGGTCGCCGGGCCGGCGAGCAAGAAGACGAGCGCGACGCCTGGACTCATCCCCTTCATGATCAGCGCGGCGGCGATGGGTGTGGAGGCGGCGGCGCAGATGTAGAGCGGGATGCCGACGGCCAACATCACGAGCATCGCCGGGAGTCCGTGTCCCAAATATGTTTCAATGAATGTCGTCGGGATGACGTGCGCAATGACGCCGCCGAGCCCGATGCCGAGCAGGAAGGTCGGCGTGATATCGGCCAAGAGTTCGACGAAGGCGTAATGGAAGCCGATGCGGAGGCGGGCGAGTGGAGAGCCGGGTGATGTTGAGGACGCAGCATGGGGCGTCGGCAATGCGTGGTGCGATGGTCCGGCGTCCGCATGACAACAGGCCGCTGTGGCGGTGTGGTTTCCGGACGGAGCACCGCTGTCATGATTCAGCACCACTTCCAACGCGCCGGCAACAAAGGCCGTGGTAAAGGCTGCGACGGGCCGAATCGCGGCCATCAGCGGATCGATCAGCGCATACGTGACCGCGATCGAGTCGACGCCGGTCTCCGGCGTGGAAATGAGAAACGCAAGCGTGGCCCCCTTCGATGCACCGTCTTTGCGCAGGCCCATCGCCGCAGGCAATACGCCGCAGGAGCAGAGTGGAAGCGGAATGCCGGCCAATGCGGCATAGAGGACGGAGCGGAAATTGCGCTGGCCGAGATAGCGCGCGATCGTTTCGCGGCGGACAAACGCATGCAGCAACGCCGCAACAACCAGGCCGAGCAGGATATAGATCCCGGCGCTGACTAGTAATTCCCAGGCCGCGCCGGCAATGCCGAAAAAGTGAGTCGTGAATGTGGTCATATTCTTATGGATGCATATGTACAGGCACAGGTACGGCGATCGAGAAACGGTGGACCAGCAATGCACCGAAGTGCCCCGTGATGCCGACCAACAACATCAGCGCAACGGTGCCCCAGAGCAGGACGCGTGTCCAGCGGGTATTGGCAGCGCGATCGGCGCAGCGACGTCCGATGGTCAGCAGCACGGCGACGATGGCCGTGACGATGCCGAGCGTCTCGTGCCATTCCATCACGGTGTGAATGACGCCGTCATGACGGTGCGGAATGGACGATTCAAAGTAGAGTCCGCTGCCCACGGCCGCGAGCGCAGTGACGGCTCCGGCATCGAGTAGCCACGTCAGAGTTCGTGATGGTGCGAATGATCGCCGGACCAATTGCCAACCCGCGATGCCGCCGGCACCGAACAGAAATGCAGCTGGAAAGTGGACGAAGAGCGGATGGAGTGGCGGCAGCCACCATAGAACTGTGGGCCAAGTGAGCAGTGGTGTTGCGGGTTCCATGGCACCTCCCCGATGGCTATAGGGGACCTCGAATAATACCCCATCTGCGTTGTTACCCGGCCCGCCGCGATCCGCACGTACAACCGAGGACGCGCCGGGCGCGGCGGGCCGGGCGCCTAGCAGCTGGGGCATTCTTCAAGGTCCCCGACAACTTGAATCATAAGAAATACCCTACGCCGTGGCGCGGGGCAATGCGCGCCGCCGCCATAAGAAATAAATGGCCGGATAGACCAGCAACTCCAACAGAAACGAGGTGAACAGTCCGCCCGCCATCGGCGCCGCAACGCGCTTCATCACTTCTGCGCCGGTCCCGGTGGCCCACATCATCGGCATCAAGCCTAAGAACGTCGTCGCCACGGTCATGATCTTCGGACGAATTCGGCGCACGGCGCCGTGGAAGATCGCTTCGCGCAACTCATCTTCGTTGCGCAGTTGTCCTTCCGCTTGCGCCTGGTCGTGGGCGAGGTCGAGATACAGCAGCATGAAGATGCCCGTTTCCGCGTCGAGACCGAGCAGCGCGATAAGTCCGACCCACACGGCGATGCTGACGTGATAATCGAGTCCCCACAGTAGCCAGATTGCGCCGATCGCGGAAAACGGGACGGCAAGTAGTACCAACGCCGTCTTCGCCAACGACCCGGTGTTGATATAGATGAGGAGAAAGACGATCAGCAGCGTGAGCGGGACGATCGTCACGAGCTTCTCTTTCACCCGTTTCATATATTCATACTGCCCGCTCCACTGCGGCAGGTAACTCGGCGGGACTTGCAGCTGCGCCTTCAGCACGCGATCGGCTTCCGCGAGATATCCGCCGAGATCGCGACCGGTGACGTCGATATGCACGTAGCCCGCGAGTAAACCGTTTTCGTTGCGAATCATGCTGGGGCCGGTTGTGGTGGCCAAATCGGCGATCGCGGTCAGCGGAATCTGTCCGCCGTTTTGAATCGGGACTAAGACGCGACCCAAATCTTGCAAATTGTCGCGCAGTTCGCGCGGATAGCGGACGCTGATCGGATAGCGCGCGCGCCCTTCGATCGTGCGGCCGATGTTTTCGCCGCCGATCGCGGAGGTGATCACGGCGTTGGCGTCTTCAACCGAGAGCCCGTAACGGGCCAGTTCTTCGCGTTTTAACGTGATGTCCAAGAAGTAGCCGCTGGTCGTGCGTTCAAAATACGCGCTCCGCGTGCCGGGGACTTGTTGCAGCAGTTGCTCGATCTGCAATCCGAGTTCTTGAATCACGCCCAAATCTTTGCCCAGAATCTTGATCCCGAGCGGCGTGCGGAATCCGGTGGAGAGCATGTCGATCCGCGTCTTGATCGGCATCGTCCACGCGTTGGTGGTGCCGGGAAATTGCATGGCATGATCGAAACGTTGTTCCAACTCGCGGGTCCAATGCACGCCGTGTTTCAGTTGAATCACGGTCTCCACCATCGAGAGCGGCGCGGGGTCGGTTGCAGTGTCGGCGCGGCCCGCCTTGCCGTGGACCGTCGCGACTTCCGGAAATCCCGCCAAGATGCGATCTTGATTTTGGAGTAGACGTTCCATCTCGCTCGATGCCACGCCAGGGAGCGTGGTCGGCATATACAGCACGCTCCCTTCATCGAGCGCCGGCATGAATTCCGTTCCGAGGCCGAAGAAGAAGAGACCAAGACTGGGGATGACGAGAGCAATCGCGAGCACGACAACCTTCACCGGATGCCGCAGCACCCAATGCGCGGCGGGGGTGTACCACCGTTGTAGCCAACGGCTGACCGGATGATCCGTTTCCGGGTGAATGCGGCCGATCAGGAAGCGATTCACGAAGTGCGTCAGGCGTTGCGAACGGAGTCGCACGGGGCGAGTTCGTATGATCAGCGTGATCAGTGCGGGCACCAATGTGATCGTCAGGATCGAGGCGATCGTCATCGAGAGGTTCTTCGTGAATGCGAGCGGCTTGAACAAGCGCCCTTCCTGGGCCTCGAGGGCGAAGATCGGCATGAACGACACTGCGATCACGAGCAACGAAAAGAAACTGGAGCGACCGACTTCTTTCACTGCGGTCAACAAGACTTCGCCAAGCGGCGGTCCGCTGGCTTCGCTCCATTGTTCGAGTTTTTTGTGCACGTTCTCGATCACGACGATCGAGGAATCGACTAACGCCCCGATCGCGACCGCAATGCCGCCGAGCGACATGATATTCGCGGAGAGCCCCATCAGTTGGAACGGGATGAACGAGAGCAACACCGCGACCGGAATGGTCACGATCGGGAGCAGCGCGCTGGGGAGATGCCACAGAAACAGCAGCAAGACGCCGCTGACGATCAGGAGTTCTTGCCAGAGTTCGTGCGTGAGTGTGCCGACGGCGCGTTCGATCAAGTCGGAGCGATCATACGTTGTCACCAGTTTTACGCCGGCGGGAAGCGTTGGTTCGATCGTGGCGAGCAATGCCTTCACGCGGTCGATCACAGCCAATGCATTTTCGCCCCAGCGCATCACGACAATGCCGCCGACCGTGTCGCCTCGTCCGTTGAAGTCGGCGATCCCGCGGCGGATGTCGGGGCCGAGTGTCACGGTGCCGAGGTTGCGGATCAGCAGCGGAGTGCCGTTCTTGTCGACGCCGACCGCGATTTGGCCGATCTCTGCGGCTGAACGCAAATAGCCGCGTCCGCGGACCATATATTCCGTGCCGCCGAACTCGACGAGCCGCGCTCCGACGTCTTGATTATTCTTGCGGATCGCCTCGACGACTTGCGTGATCGAGATGCCATACGCCAACAACGCATTGGGCTGGACTTGGACTTGGTATTGCTGCACGAAGCCGCCAATCGTGGCCACTTCCGCCACGCCCGGCACGGCTTGCAACAGATAGCGCAAGTGCCAGTCTTGCAGACTCCGCAGTTCCGCTAAGTCGTGGCTGCCGCTTTCATCGACTAACGCATATTGAAAGACCCAGCCGACGCCGGTCGCGTCGGGGCCGAGTTGGGTTTCTACGCCGCGCGGGAGTTGGGGGAGGATCTTGGAGAGATATTCCAGCACGCGGCTTCGGGCCCAATACAGATCCACGTCGTCTTCGAAAATCACGTAGACGAACGAGGCGCCGTAATCGGAGACGCCGCGGATCGTTTTCACCTTCGGGGCGCCGAGCAGCGCGGTAATGATCGGATACGTGACTTGATCCTCGACGATGTCGGGGCTTTGGTCCCAACGCGAGAGGACGATGACTTGTTTGTCGGAGAGGTCGGGGATCGCGTCGAGCGGGACTTGCCGTAACGTCTGGACGCCGAGCATTACGGCGCCCGCCGTGAGCAGGATCACTAAGAAGCGGTTACGGGCGCAGTAATCAATGAGTGCGTTGATCATAAGGGCCGTGGCCGGTGACTCGTGGCTGGTGGCTGGTGACTGGGGATCGGACCATGTGAATCCCATTGCCCAGCCACCAGCCGCCAGTCACCAGTCACTGCATTTCTAATGCGCATGTTGCACCGCACTGCCGAGGCCCGCCTTCAATGAACTTTCCGAGTTTACGAGGAACGCGGCGCGGGCGACGACAGTTTCGCCTTCCGTGAGTCCGCCGGTGACCACAACACCGGCATCGACTTGGGCGCCGGTCGTAATCTCGCGCGGGGTGAACAGGTCGCCCGCCGATTGCACGAGCACGACTTTGCGTTTGCCGGTGTCGATTAACGATTCCAACGGAATCACGAGTTGCTCTCCGAGCGGCACGATGATCTCCGTGTTGACGAATGTGTCGGGCCGTAACACGCCGCCGGCGCCGGTCACTTCGATGCGGGCCCGTGCGGTGCGCGTTTGCGGATCGACGATCGGGTCGAGGGAGCGCACGATGCCTTGAAACGGATCGCCGGTCCCTTGCGCGGTGATCGTGACTGCCGTCCCGATCGCGACGAGCGGGAGTTCATGTTCGAACAGTGGCGCATAGACCCATACCGAACCTCCAGCGTGGGGCAGGAAGAGGCCGACTTCTTCGCGGCGCTGTTTGCGCAGTCGCGTGAGTTCGCCGTCGCTGACACCCATATGGCGCAGATGCAGCGTGGCGGCCTCGATCAACGAGCGATCGCCGAGTCGCAACGCCTCGACAAATTCACGTTGTGCGACCATCAGCTCCGGGTCGAAGGCGACCCGTCCGACGGTGCGGATATGGCGCGTAGCCGGCATGCGGGACACGACAATGGTCCGCATGCCGATGCTCTGTTGGCGCTCCACAGGAATCCGCACGGCGCCGCTCGTGCTCGGTGGTGGCGTGGGCGATTCCGTGCCGTGTCCTTGATGTTCATTAGATGGAGTCGCCGGCACTGGGGCGTGTCCCTCGTGGGCGTCCGGTGGGGGCGCGGCCTCTAACGGAACCAGACGCATCCCGCAGATCGGGCAATCGCCCGGTTGATCGGCGCGAATGCCCGGATGCATCGGACAGGTGTAGACCGTCGGCGCAGCGGTGCCGTGGTGTGGCGATGGAGACGAAGGAGAGAGCCAAT carries:
- a CDS encoding 50S ribosomal protein L11 methyltransferase, encoding MNAIPHLVVRAPCDCAESLYPVLYRWGYAGLIECDAAHGLLWQVFLAPDADAAALRDCLAECIAVDPKRINGEVATLPVEDWAARWKEHFQPLTIAPGLVVVAEGVPYVARTGERIIAITAGMAFGTGQHATTQLMARAIAADAPQRRWQRMLDVGTGTGILAFVAAVCGVPCVNAVDTDPEAVRVARGGAAANGLAERVAFYDTIEATPGPYDAIVANILLEPLCELAPAFRDRLVPGGDCYLSGVLAEQLPILQRRFETVGFRTVKTTAQEEWAALQVRR
- a CDS encoding radical SAM protein, which produces MSTLAILETLCTQYADLPREAILKTDLLRLGLAFTPEALARGAAAKPKSYFIFSFDRRKQEELTLAERTQAPEEIALCDGPWGLRRTIVSVRLHPDSPYRVTVVDDRLVLQCDGTALCNVALPAAPPYYGQTLSSGKPITDLAPTLEWGYLIYITAFRLCQYWGTESECQFCDINENYRQQRATGRAYTGVKDPTAVCEALARIDTLDTARETHAYTVTGGSITDRLHDLDEAAFYARYAEAIEAQFPGRWIGKVVTQALPLADVRRLKAAGYQIYHPNYEVWDDRLFNLLCPGKAQYIGRDLWHRRIVDAADVFGPAHVIPNFVAGVELARPHGFATIEEALRSTGEGLQWFMSRGICPRFTVWCVEPNTALYAANPEPPPLEYYVKLLQLYRDTFRQYGLPLPPGYGAPGPGHAVFSVSAFMDVL
- a CDS encoding SO_0444 family Cu/Zn efflux transporter, with protein sequence MTTFTTHFFGIAGAAWELLVSAGIYILLGLVVAALLHAFVRRETIARYLGQRNFRSVLYAALAGIPLPLCSCGVLPAAMGLRKDGASKGATLAFLISTPETGVDSIAVTYALIDPLMAAIRPVAAFTTAFVAGALEVVLNHDSGAPSGNHTATAACCHADAGPSHHALPTPHAASSTSPGSPLARLRIGFHYAFVELLADITPTFLLGIGLGGVIAHVIPTTFIETYLGHGLPAMLVMLAVGIPLYICAAASTPIAAALIMKGMSPGVALVFLLAGPATNITALPVVAKMLGWRSVGVYLLTIAVAAVGFGLLTDLLYGIGGVPLRVGLSPHEHPVALGLRTASALALLGTMLHATLRQRRPTR
- a CDS encoding DUF2231 domain-containing protein — translated: MEPATPLLTWPTVLWWLPPLHPLFVHFPAAFLFGAGGIAGWQLVRRSFAPSRTLTWLLDAGAVTALAAVGSGLYFESSIPHRHDGVIHTVMEWHETLGIVTAIVAVLLTIGRRCADRAANTRWTRVLLWGTVALMLLVGITGHFGALLVHRFSIAVPVPVHMHP
- a CDS encoding efflux RND transporter permease subunit codes for the protein MINALIDYCARNRFLVILLTAGAVMLGVQTLRQVPLDAIPDLSDKQVIVLSRWDQSPDIVEDQVTYPIITALLGAPKVKTIRGVSDYGASFVYVIFEDDVDLYWARSRVLEYLSKILPQLPRGVETQLGPDATGVGWVFQYALVDESGSHDLAELRSLQDWHLRYLLQAVPGVAEVATIGGFVQQYQVQVQPNALLAYGISITQVVEAIRKNNQDVGARLVEFGGTEYMVRGRGYLRSAAEIGQIAVGVDKNGTPLLIRNLGTVTLGPDIRRGIADFNGRGDTVGGIVVMRWGENALAVIDRVKALLATIEPTLPAGVKLVTTYDRSDLIERAVGTLTHELWQELLIVSGVLLLFLWHLPSALLPIVTIPVAVLLSFIPFQLMGLSANIMSLGGIAVAIGALVDSSIVVIENVHKKLEQWSEASGPPLGEVLLTAVKEVGRSSFFSLLVIAVSFMPIFALEAQEGRLFKPLAFTKNLSMTIASILTITLVPALITLIIRTRPVRLRSQRLTHFVNRFLIGRIHPETDHPVSRWLQRWYTPAAHWVLRHPVKVVVLAIALVIPSLGLFFFGLGTEFMPALDEGSVLYMPTTLPGVASSEMERLLQNQDRILAGFPEVATVHGKAGRADTATDPAPLSMVETVIQLKHGVHWTRELEQRFDHAMQFPGTTNAWTMPIKTRIDMLSTGFRTPLGIKILGKDLGVIQELGLQIEQLLQQVPGTRSAYFERTTSGYFLDITLKREELARYGLSVEDANAVITSAIGGENIGRTIEGRARYPISVRYPRELRDNLQDLGRVLVPIQNGGQIPLTAIADLATTTGPSMIRNENGLLAGYVHIDVTGRDLGGYLAEADRVLKAQLQVPPSYLPQWSGQYEYMKRVKEKLVTIVPLTLLIVFLLIYINTGSLAKTALVLLAVPFSAIGAIWLLWGLDYHVSIAVWVGLIALLGLDAETGIFMLLYLDLAHDQAQAEGQLRNEDELREAIFHGAVRRIRPKIMTVATTFLGLMPMMWATGTGAEVMKRVAAPMAGGLFTSFLLELLVYPAIYFLWRRRALPRATA
- a CDS encoding efflux RND transporter periplasmic adaptor subunit — protein: MNRRRSTPWFWGILLVLGLAWGAAWKFDRLPDWLSPSSPSPHHGTAAPTVYTCPMHPGIRADQPGDCPICGMRLVPLEAAPPPDAHEGHAPVPATPSNEHQGHGTESPTPPPSTSGAVRIPVERQQSIGMRTIVVSRMPATRHIRTVGRVAFDPELMVAQREFVEALRLGDRSLIEAATLHLRHMGVSDGELTRLRKQRREEVGLFLPHAGGSVWVYAPLFEHELPLVAIGTAVTITAQGTGDPFQGIVRSLDPIVDPQTRTARARIEVTGAGGVLRPDTFVNTEIIVPLGEQLVIPLESLIDTGKRKVVLVQSAGDLFTPREITTGAQVDAGVVVTGGLTEGETVVARAAFLVNSESSLKAGLGSAVQHAH